A single Lactuca sativa cultivar Salinas chromosome 8, Lsat_Salinas_v11, whole genome shotgun sequence DNA region contains:
- the LOC111906127 gene encoding probable receptor-like protein kinase At5g20050 — protein sequence MEDRKANIIAVTSIIFLIVVIIVARVVLDLKRSFYLIVGAAVAGILAVIAFYFIRRHLHHRRTMMETRLASEGKELRIEYSFLRKVAGLPTKFRYKELEEITDNWKSLIGRGASAFVFKGITKDGTAVAVKRIQHEEERGEKEFRSEIAAIASVQHVNLVRLFGYCIHNNLRFLVYEFIPNGSLANWIFSRPRLTTRGNDIGGGCLSWGLRSAVALDVAKALAYLHHDCRSRVLHLDVKPENILLDENHRAIVSDFGLSKLMTRDQSRVLTTLRGTKGYLAPEWLLELGVTEKSDVFSYGMVLLELIGGRRNVTVIDTGGAGDRSKRKFQYFPKIVTDKLKSGRLMEVVDQRLMDLGGIDEKEVRKMVHVALWCIQEKVRRRPTMLEVVKWLEGRVAVEEPPETQMIVVDLLSIDDEDDEGEGQNGNKRKKPKIIARAASQLNGCLTTSTNSLQSKSFSYSMSIISPR from the coding sequence ATGGAGGACAGAAAAGCTAATATCATCGCTGTTACATCGATCATCTTCCTCATCGTTGTCATCATTGTCGCCCGGGTAGTTCTAGATCTAAAAAGATCGTTTTATCTAATCGTCGGCGCCGCCGTTGCTGGTATTTTAGCAGTCATTGCTTTCTACTTCATCCGGCGACATCTCCACCACAGACGAACGATGATGGAAACTAGACTCGCATCTGAAGGAAAAGAGCTCCGAATCGAGTATAGCTTTCTCCGGAAAGTAGCCGGACTTCCGACGAAGTTCAGGTATAAAGAGCTTGAGGAAATCACCGACAACTGGAAATCTTTAATCGGAAGAGGAGCTTCCGCTTTTGTGTTCAAAGGAATCACGAAAGACGGCACCGCCGTCGCTGTGAAAAGGATCCAACATGAAGAGGAGAGGGGAGAGAAGGAGTTCAGGTCGGAGATCGCCGCCATTGCCAGCGTTCAACATGTAAATCTTGTTCGTCTTTTTGGGTACTGCATTCATAATAATTTAAGATTTCTTGTTTATGAGTTCATCCCGAATGGATCTTTAGCCAATTGGATCTTTTCACGACCACGTTTAACGACGAGGGGAAACGATATCGGCGGAGGCTGCTTGTCGTGGGGTCTCCGATCTGCGGTTGCACTCGACGTCGCGAAGGCTCTCGCCTACCTACACCATGACTGTCGGTCAAGAGTCCTCCATCTCGACGTGAAGCCGGAGAACATCCTCCTCGACGAAAACCACCGTGCCATTGTTTCCGATTTCGGATTATCTAAGCTAATGACACGAGATCAGAGCAGAGTTTTGACGACATTACGAGGGACAAAAGGGTACTTGGCTCCGGAATGGTTGTTAGAACTCGGAGTAACGGAGAAATCAGACGTCTTCAGCTACGGAATGGTGTTGTTAGAGCTCATCGGCGGGAGAAGAAACGTGACGGTAATAGACACCGGCGGCGCCGGTGACCGGTCGAAGAGAAAGTTTCAGTATTTTCCGAAGATAGTGACGGATAAGTTGAAATCAGGGAGGTTGATGGAGGTGGTGGATCAACGGCTGATGGATCTCGGAGGGATTGATGAGAAGGAAGTGAGGAAAATGGTGCACGTGGCGTTGTGGTGCATACAAGAGAAGGTGAGGCGGCGGCCGACGATGTTGGAGGTGGTGAAGTGGCTGGAAGGGAGAGTGGCGGTGGAGGAGCCGCCGGAGACCCAGATGATAGTCGTTGACCTTTTGTCGatagatgatgaagatgatgaaggtGAAGGGCAAAATGGTAACAAAAGGAAAAAGCCAAAGATAATTGCTAGAGCTGCCTCCCAATTGAATGGTTGCTTGACTACGAGTACCAATTCTTTGCAATCAAAATCCTTTTCGTATTCTATGTCCATTATTTCACCACGATAG
- the LOC111906128 gene encoding uncharacterized protein LOC111906128 has protein sequence MSFSGPSLGSGGRTARRVFEFGRTYVVKPKGKHQATIVWLHGLGDNGSSWSQLLETLPLPNIKWICPTSPSQPLTLFGGFPTTAWFDVSDLSEDAHQDVESMDASAAHVLSLLSTEPPNIKLGVGGFSMGAATALYSATCFSHGKFGNGNSYSTHLDAIVGLSGWLPCAKDLSNKVEGEEAANRASSLPVLLCHGKADDVVRFRFGEKSAQKLTSTGFKNLTFKSYDSLGHYTIPEEMDEVCSWLTSKLELEGK, from the exons ATGAGTTTCAGTGGCCCTTCTCTTGGTTCTG GTGGAAGAACTGCCAGAAGGGTATTTGAGTTTGGAAGAACATATGTGGTGAAACCTAAAGGCAAACACCAAGCAACCATTGTATGGTTACATGGCCTTGGTGATAATGGTTCAAG TTGGTCCCAGCTCTTGGAGACTCTTCCTCTTCCAAAT atCAAATGGATATGCCCTACTTCACCTTCTCAACCATTAACCTTATTCGGCGGCTTTCCCACAACTGCAT GGTTTGATGTAAGTGACCTATCTGAAGATGCACATCAAGATGTAGAATCAATGGATGCTTCTGCAGCACATGTATTGAGTCTCTTATCTACTGAGCCTCCTAATA TCAAACTTGGTGTAGGAGGGTTTAGTATGGGAGCAGCAACTGCTCTATATTCTGCAACATGTTTTTCACATGGAAAATTTGGAAATGGAAACTCATACTCTACTCATTTGGATGCAATTGTTGGCCTTAGTGGTTGGCTTCCATGTGCAAA GGATCTGAGTAACAAGGTGGAAGGGGAGGAAGCTGCAAATCGTGCTTCATCCTTGCCTGTTTTACTTTGTCATGGCAAag CTGATGATGTGGTACGCTTTCGTTTTGGCGAGAAGTCGGCACAAAAATTAACTTCAACCGGCTTCAAAAACCTCACTTTCAAATCCTATGACTC GCTTGGACACTATACGATTCCTGAAGAGATGGACGAGGTTTGTTCATGGCTAACTTCAAAATTGGAGTTGGAAGGGAAGTAG